TGCATGAATGACTGACTGCATGAAGTCGGTTCTGGCGCTGAAACTGATGTCACGGCATCACAGTGGCTAAAGAAAGAGCCTCCTCACCAAGCTAACAGATATTTTCCTGTTATATGGTGAATCGAAAGCATCCTAACCCAGACATAATGACACAATACCCCAATTCTAATTTTTTCTGAGAGATAATTTGTGCCTCAACAGAAGAAGATATCTGTTTATGGACATCGACTAAAACTGCTTTTCACCCCAGCTGAACCCCTGAACATGTCCTTACTTGATCCTCCAGATGTTGTCCCGAACACAACTATGTCACATTACctaacatgtcacatgtttttatACCTTCCTAGTTGGTCAACTGCTACAGCTTGATGCTTCCCAGCGTCCTCCGCTGTGCTCGGCCCATATCTTCCCATCCTGCTTTAACCCGTCCCTTTGTCCACTTCAGACCACATATGGACCCAGACCCCAGCCGGCCCGTTCAACGGGCTATCACAACCAAACTGACCGACGCGCTGAAGCCAGACCACTTAGAAGTCCACAATGAAAGTCACATGCACGCTGTGCCCCCCGGTTCGGAATCCCATTTCCGTGTCCTTGTTGTCAGCTCCAAATTTGAGGGCCTGCCGCTGATTCAGCGTCACCGTCTGGTTAACGAAACTTTGAAGGAGGAGTTAAGTAGCTGTGTTCATGCACTGGCGATCCAAGCAAAGACTCCTGAGCAGTGGCAAAGTAACCCTACCGTGGCTAAGAGTCCGCCCTGCATGGGAGGTTCGAAAGGTGATCACACAGTGGAGGAGAAATTAAAGGCTGGGCGAGAATGACGTGTTGGACTGTGAAGTAGTTTCACTCGTGCTGAGGGACTGAAATGTGAAGACTACAGGAAAATACTTGACAAGTATAAAGAGCAgcatttcctcttttatttgGATATCATTTTGTTATGGCCTTATTTCTAAATCTTTTCTTTAATTCATTAATAATACAAAATTTGGTTCTGAATGGTTCTGT
This sequence is a window from Oreochromis aureus strain Israel breed Guangdong linkage group 11, ZZ_aureus, whole genome shotgun sequence. Protein-coding genes within it:
- the bola1 gene encoding bolA-like protein 1 — its product is MLPSVLRCARPISSHPALTRPFVHFRPHMDPDPSRPVQRAITTKLTDALKPDHLEVHNESHMHAVPPGSESHFRVLVVSSKFEGLPLIQRHRLVNETLKEELSSCVHALAIQAKTPEQWQSNPTVAKSPPCMGGSKGDHTVEEKLKAGRE